Below is a genomic region from Dyella jiangningensis.
GTGCCTAGCTCGCAACATCGATAATCTTCGATAATACATTAACCATTCCAGAGGGCCTATGGCCGTCTTGACTCATCTTCGCCAAGATGAGGTTCCGTAAGGCTTCGTAAGAAACGGTTATGTTCAACTTGGGAACCAATCGTCGAAGAACATCCCTCCCCGGAAATATCTTCATCCAAGACTCGTTCGAAAGACCATCCTGGTAATAGGACCTCCTCTCTTCCGCGAGTGCTCGAAGACTATCTACATTGAGCCCTAACGAAGCCTTGCCTAGCTTCTCCATGGATCGAACAACGGCTGCGGCGGCAGCGCCTGCCAAATCGGGAGAGTTCGGATCAAATTCCGTATTGATGGACCTTACAAGCGCTGTGTTCGCGTATGCAGAGAGATCACGGCGAAGAAGCATGGGCAACGTATCTTTCGCCGCATCCCAAAGAGCTTTGTAGACCCCTTCCTTTGTTAATGCCCTGCCTGGCTCTAGTTCCTTAACTACGCGAAGGATATAGTCCGGCTCGAGGAAATAATTTTCGATGTGGTACACATCCCAACTGAACTGATTCGTGCGTTCAGTCGAAAGAGGTTCACCGTCGCTATCATTGATGCAAAAGAACTTAAGCGGCACCTCTCCCTCGTTTGCGGCCTTTTCAAGGATATCTAGTAGCGCCCTTACTCTCTGCTTGTTCGTCCCGGAGATAAGGTTTGCCTGCTGCCCGACCTCTGGAAACAACGTGGAGACGACTCGCTTATCAAAGTCAGAGTCGCCACCACCTTCGAGAATTATGACCTTTGCACCGGGATGATAAGCGGCCAAATCTCCAACCATATCAATGAGCGCAAGGTCGAGATCCTCCCTCACGGAGAGAGCCTTCAACTGGTTTTCACCAGGAGCAACAGCAGCACATGGAAGCATGTGATACACGTTGTAGGCCTCGCGCCCCACCACCTCCCTCAGCAGCGCGTCCGAATGTGTTACGAGCCATATTTGATTTTCCAGACGTTCACCCAAATTTTTCCTGTAGAACTCAGGCAGCCCACGAATTAGCCTTGGATTCAGATGAAGCTCTGGCTCATCAAGAAGAATTATTGAATAACGAGGGGCCGAGTTCCTGATTCGAAGATATCCATACAAGATCTCTTTTTCGCCAGCACTCAATTCATCGAGATCATGTGTACTGTTCTCACCGATCTTGACAGGAAAAGTCAGAGCTCCTGCTTTAGTGGGCTGCGGTCCCAGGAATACCTTTTCCGGAAAAAATGTCTGAAAGAGCTCTTGCAGAGTCGCGGTCAAGGTCGACTGCGCTGC
It encodes:
- a CDS encoding AAA family ATPase; translation: MKIESLRISNFRGIADVSMKDLGSIVIIAGQNGSGKSCVFDAIRLVKSVYGGYQANEWQQWMGEFQINLTNSAADFTSIFNNPQRDVVIECEFKMASEERSFIANNAHELLREKIWKVILPEAYSWGRTASMFATQVRDREAEVASRVEQEYAVLMSELNRPTINARFRIQPGKPPEIRNSIALSIVFSTFRPRQIGVIDFHGAQRHYGRESVQGINLNLDANDQQRSHTALYNYAAKYNNVKSEMAASYVKEILAERAGFDDAAQSTLTATLQELFQTFFPEKVFLGPQPTKAGALTFPVKIGENSTHDLDELSAGEKEILYGYLRIRNSAPRYSIILLDEPELHLNPRLIRGLPEFYRKNLGERLENQIWLVTHSDALLREVVGREAYNVYHMLPCAAVAPGENQLKALSVREDLDLALIDMVGDLAAYHPGAKVIILEGGGDSDFDKRVVSTLFPEVGQQANLISGTNKQRVRALLDILEKAANEGEVPLKFFCINDSDGEPLSTERTNQFSWDVYHIENYFLEPDYILRVVKELEPGRALTKEGVYKALWDAAKDTLPMLLRRDLSAYANTALVRSINTEFDPNSPDLAGAAAAAVVRSMEKLGKASLGLNVDSLRALAEERRSYYQDGLSNESWMKIFPGRDVLRRLVPKLNITVSYEALRNLILAKMSQDGHRPSGMVNVLSKIIDVAS